The Rhododendron vialii isolate Sample 1 chromosome 8a, ASM3025357v1 genome has a window encoding:
- the LOC131335501 gene encoding uncharacterized protein LOC131335501 isoform X1, producing MNLTPDQPLSPSSETPTLSSGGQTEEELVMSEVHLGCPPYFSGPHLSRFTFSLPPEVEPVDSKYTGGVEDETTSTKEVSLDEDGDLVITRRCWRCEKNNYVVTIQHKITSSIPSVGLQVWRAELILADFVLHKMVTSSEFDGIVAIELGAGTGLVGILLARVAKTVFLTDHGEEVLDNCADNVRLNSGIIHSEASAHVRELDWKDSWPTKVVENSQAQERYAWTSVEVEELQKASLIIAADVIYSDDLTDAFFKTLERLMKLRPEKVAYLALEKRYNFTLDDLNVVANGYSHFRSYLRDEGECNDLKSRSLPCFVGKRIDLADIPQYMREYDRGNDVEIWQIKYEKQKPWL from the exons ATGAATTTGACACCAGATCAACCACTTTCGCCATCGTCGGAGACCCCGACGCTGTCTAGCGGCGGCCAGACGGAGGAGGAACTCGTGATGAGCGAGGTTCACTTGGGCTGCCCACCCTACTTCTCTGGACCCCACCTCTCCCGCTTCACCTTCTCCCTTCCACCTG AAGTTGAACCCGTGGATAGCAAATATACTGGTGGTGTGGAAGATGAAACAACTTCAACAAAGGAAGTTAGCCTGGATGAAGATGGTGACCTTGTAATAACTAGACGCTGCT GGCGATGTGAGAAGAATAATTATGTTGTAACCATCCAGCATAAAATCACTTCATCAATTCCAAGCGTTGGTTTGCAG GTATGGAGAGCAGAACTGATACTAGCTGATTTTGTTTTGCACAAGATGGTTACATCATCTGAATTTGATGGAATTGTTGCAATAGAACTTGGTGCGGGTACAG GTTTGGTTGGCATACTACTTGCACGTGTTGCCAAAACTGTCTTCTTGACAG ACCATGGTGAAGAAGTCCTTGACAATTGTGCTGACAATGTTCGTCTCAACTCGGGAATCATCCACTCTGAAGCTTCAGCTCATGTACGCGAACTTGATTGGAAGGATTCCTGGCCCACTAAAGTTGTAGAAAATTCTCAAGCTCAAGAAAG GTATGCTTGGACGTCGGTAGAAGTTGAAGAGCTCCAGAAAGCTTCTCTGATCATAGCTGCTGATGTAATTTACAGTGATGACCTGACTGATGCGTTCTTCAAAACATTGGAGAGACTAATGAAGCTGAGACCAGAAAAG GTGGCATACTTGGCATTGGAAAAGCGTTACAACTTCACTCTTGACGATCTAAATGTTGTTGCAAATGGGTATTCTCACTTTCGAAGTTATCTGAGGGATGAAGGAG AGTGCAATGACCTAAAGAGTAGATCTTTACCCTGTTTTGTCGGCAAGCGCATTGATCTCGCAGACATTCCGCAGTACATGAGAGAGTATGATAGAGGAAatgatgttgagatttggcaGATCAAGTATGAGAAGCAGAAACCCTGGCTGTAG
- the LOC131335501 gene encoding uncharacterized protein LOC131335501 isoform X2, which produces MNLTPDQPLSPSSETPTLSSGGQTEEELVMSEVHLGCPPYFSGPHLSRFTFSLPPGRCEKNNYVVTIQHKITSSIPSVGLQVWRAELILADFVLHKMVTSSEFDGIVAIELGAGTGLVGILLARVAKTVFLTDHGEEVLDNCADNVRLNSGIIHSEASAHVRELDWKDSWPTKVVENSQAQERYAWTSVEVEELQKASLIIAADVIYSDDLTDAFFKTLERLMKLRPEKVAYLALEKRYNFTLDDLNVVANGYSHFRSYLRDEGECNDLKSRSLPCFVGKRIDLADIPQYMREYDRGNDVEIWQIKYEKQKPWL; this is translated from the exons ATGAATTTGACACCAGATCAACCACTTTCGCCATCGTCGGAGACCCCGACGCTGTCTAGCGGCGGCCAGACGGAGGAGGAACTCGTGATGAGCGAGGTTCACTTGGGCTGCCCACCCTACTTCTCTGGACCCCACCTCTCCCGCTTCACCTTCTCCCTTCCACCTG GGCGATGTGAGAAGAATAATTATGTTGTAACCATCCAGCATAAAATCACTTCATCAATTCCAAGCGTTGGTTTGCAG GTATGGAGAGCAGAACTGATACTAGCTGATTTTGTTTTGCACAAGATGGTTACATCATCTGAATTTGATGGAATTGTTGCAATAGAACTTGGTGCGGGTACAG GTTTGGTTGGCATACTACTTGCACGTGTTGCCAAAACTGTCTTCTTGACAG ACCATGGTGAAGAAGTCCTTGACAATTGTGCTGACAATGTTCGTCTCAACTCGGGAATCATCCACTCTGAAGCTTCAGCTCATGTACGCGAACTTGATTGGAAGGATTCCTGGCCCACTAAAGTTGTAGAAAATTCTCAAGCTCAAGAAAG GTATGCTTGGACGTCGGTAGAAGTTGAAGAGCTCCAGAAAGCTTCTCTGATCATAGCTGCTGATGTAATTTACAGTGATGACCTGACTGATGCGTTCTTCAAAACATTGGAGAGACTAATGAAGCTGAGACCAGAAAAG GTGGCATACTTGGCATTGGAAAAGCGTTACAACTTCACTCTTGACGATCTAAATGTTGTTGCAAATGGGTATTCTCACTTTCGAAGTTATCTGAGGGATGAAGGAG AGTGCAATGACCTAAAGAGTAGATCTTTACCCTGTTTTGTCGGCAAGCGCATTGATCTCGCAGACATTCCGCAGTACATGAGAGAGTATGATAGAGGAAatgatgttgagatttggcaGATCAAGTATGAGAAGCAGAAACCCTGGCTGTAG
- the LOC131335504 gene encoding uncharacterized protein LOC131335504, translated as MFDGLLKSKFYSKCKTAIKLTKTRIEMIKRKRNAMQKYLRNDIADLLRNGLDINAYGRAEGLLVELNMSACYDFIDQFCGLISNNVSLMNKQRECQEECKEAVSSLMFAAARFADMPELRELRSVFADRYGNSIEANVNTEFVEKLKATPPTKDVKLQLLLEIALESDLQWDSKALEQKLYNPPASEQTRSKNKSVEKYNEEPVRKTDKQVSKNKQQNVRDSAPKGNKEDFPSYGRKQVGDDIRGGSIDQKDRQTSSNSESNVAQGTIDDDNKAFFNRFTPPPYTKPITGETEKDSSEASSGDHPEDNHHRDDSVGEETDKPKPRSVRRRPLKPPADHGTRRDPAKQGLENENMGGQGQKDEEERAIDRLLMHYSRKNAPYVVDKAKADIKPPHLQQSRADISDNPSRSRTKDGLPVRAASLPLEPMSPVEKGKGHVRASSYEPAAAGPVHPKLPDYDDFVARLAAFRGK; from the exons ATGTTCGACGGGCTATTGAAAAGCAAGTTCTACTCAAAATG CAAGACAGCAATCAAGCTAACGAAGACACGAATCGAGATGATAAAGAGGAAGAGAAACGCAATGCAGAAGTACCTGAGGAATGATATCGCCGATCTTCTTAGAAACGGGCTTGACATCAATGCCTATGGCAGG GCTGAAGGGCTTCTGGTTGAGCTGAACATGTCAGCCTGCTATGATTTCATCGACCAATTTTGTGGGCTTATCTCAAATAATGTTTCCCTAATGAATAAACAAAG ggAATGCCAGGAGGAATGCAAAGAAGCAGTATCGTCTCTGATGTTTGCAGCAGCACGATTCGCTGATATGCCAGAATTGCGTGAGCTCAGAAGTGTATTTGCTGACAGATACGGGAATTCCATCGAAGCTAACGTCAACACAGAA TTTGTTGAGAAGCTGAAGGCTACGCCTCCTACAAAGGACGTGAAGCTTCAACTACTCCTGGAGATAGCGCTCGAGTCTGATTTACAATGGGATTCCAAGGCTTTGGAACAGAAGCTCTATAATCCGCCAGCGTCTGAACAA ACCCGGTCTAAGAATAAAAGCGTTGAGAAATACAACGAGGAACCTGTCAGAAAGACAGACAAACAGGTTTCCAAGAATAAGCAGCAAAATGTGAGGGATTCTGCTCCAAAAGGGAACAAGGAGGATTTTCCATCTTATGGAAGAAAGCAAGTTGGTGATGATATTCGAGGGGGAAGTATAGACCAAAAAGACCGACAGACAAGTTCGAATTCAGAAAGCAATGTTGCTCAGGGAACAATCGATGATGACAACAAAGCCTTCTTCAACAGATTTACTCCCCCTCCTTACACCAAACCAATAACTGGTGAAACTGAAAAAGACAGTTCCGAGGCTTCTTCAGGTGATCACCCGGAGGATAATCATCATCGCGATGATTCAGTTGGCGAAGAAACTGATAAGCCAAAACCAAGATCAGTTCGAAGGAGACCTTTGAAACCTCCAGCAGATCATGGCACGAGGCGAGACCctgccaaacaaggccttgaaAACGAAAACATGGGCGGTCAAGGTCAAAAGGACGAGGAGGAGAGGGCAATAGACAGGCTCTTGATGCATTACAGTAGGAAAAATGCGCCTTATGTGGTGGACAAAGCAAAAGCAGATATAAAGCCGCCTCATTTGCAACAATCCAGAGCGGACATCAGCGACAATCCCTCAAGGAGCAGAACCAAAGATGGTCTTCCGGTTCGAGCAGCGTCTCTCCCTCTCGAGCCAATGAGCCCGGTTGAGAAGGGTAAAGGACACGTTCGGGCATCTTCGTATGAACCGGCTGCTGCTGGGCCTGTGCATCCTAAGCTTCCAGATTATGACGACTTTGTTGCAAGGCTAGCTGCTTTTAGAGGGAAGTAA